The genomic stretch CTCTCAGCAAACACGCACCAAGCAGCACATTtggggctttggggtttttttttctatgacaTTTAAGGTTCACTTTAGACATTTGCGTGTCAACAACCCGCGTTGAAATTCTCCACATCTTTAACAAAAACGGGTTGGGTAAAACTGTGGTGCATTGTGCCTGGTGCTAGGTGGAGAGGAGGTGATTTTGGAAgcacattttcccattttcctgttGACTTCACTGTGGGCACTGAGGAGGTATCAGTCACAGCAGCCAGGTTGTCCAGGATTGCTTCCACATGGGACCCACCTCTGTACTCGAGTCCATTATTCTCATGATTCTTTTGTTACCACAAACATCTGGAATGTTGTTAAACACGTGAGAAAGAACTTAATAAAATTAACTAATGGGCAACTGAGACAATTATAAACGTTATACATTTCTGCACTCACTGGATTTTTACGTCAAGatccattttgtttttcagtaattgGAAGATGTGTTGTGCAACtctactttgaaaataaagatgttaGAACCTTATTGCTTCAAAAATTGTTCTGAAGACATTAATGAGAACAAACTTTCCTGGGGGTTTATATGACTTCTCATGGAATTGCCTACCAGGATGTAGCTTTCTCTAAAATTATGTAGGCAAGTCCGAAAACCCATTAAAACATAAGAtgccttttgttttaatttcatgtgATTAAAGAATCTCACAAAACTTTCAAGTCTAAAATAATACCAAAACACTTTGCAATAACAGTTGCTTTCCTACAACTTTAGGACTTGTAATTACCCAGtacaacagtaattttaaattggCAATATCTTGATGAAGTGATGAAACAAACACTGCAGCACGTGTATGAACTTGACTTTTGAGTCCAATTTTACTCCCTTAGAAGGAAGTATATTTTGACTTGAAAATTGTGTGTGGTGAGTCCCTGGATGGCATGGCGGAAGAGAAATTTTTCTCTGCATGGGAGTTTGTTGACATGTCTGCTTTGAAAAGAAGTTCATTGTTTCATTTACCTCTAAAGAACGAAAAATTACCAATGTAAGAACATACtcttgaatttttcttcctattgtCTGCTTTAAGCACACTACCTGTACAATTGCAACCGGTGAATTCATGCCTGTGTTAATGCTATATCTGCAATTACCaatgatgaaaaattaattaattttgtattcagtatggctttttttctcaattGAAATACAGTTTACAGTCAGGCTGGACTAGTGCAGTGGACAACAAAGGCACTGCATAAAGTTTCATAGCTTTTGCTAAGTTATGGTGCTTAAGTATCTTAAATCTCCTATTTTACtatcccttctctttctttttatctgcaAATCTCTGTAGATGACACATCTTGTTATATTAAATCTATTCAATCTGAGCAATGAATTCAATATCTGCAAGCAATCCCCAGCTGCCCTTGCCATCGTGAACTTCAATCCTTTCTTAGCACAGCCaatgagcccccccagcagaAATATTCTTCCCTGGGGGGTTTGACATTGGCAGTTCATCTCTAGTAACTGTCCCTGTCTTTGTGAGCCAGGGTGGCTCCACAGGCAGCTTCAGGCACTCTAGTTGAAGAGAGAGGGAGTTGGACAGCCCAGCctgttctttcttccctcccaaaCCAAGTGGCTCATGTTTGTCACCACATCTACATGGGGATGCTCCACACACACTGTCCAGCTCCAGCCAGATGCTCAGTTAGGTCACTCCAACGTCTGACACAACACCAGCAACTACAAGACAGCACTGACCACTCTGAACCCCCTCCTTGCTCAACTGCCTTTAGAGCAAGAAGCCTCAAAATTATACCCCTTCGGCTCTTGCCCTTTTTCAAGGTCTAAAGTTCTGCCAGGTCATCCCAAACATTACCAGTGTTGCTGCTCGAGGGAACCTTGTCCTTGCTGGCAAACACCCCACATGCATGGTTGTTCCTGGTGGGGAGGTGAAGGGAGTGGTGTCTTGCTTCTGGATGTACAACAACCAGAAAAGGTCAAGTTATGATGTCTTGGAGGACTGTTCACAGCAGTCACCAGGGCCCATGCAGGTATCCAGGCAGGCACATCGCAGCCTGTGAGACTCCACAGGAATTATCTGGCTTCTTgatttccttctgctccagcacaaATCCTTAACCTGACTGGATCCCTCCTTTGCCATGAGAGATGGAGCACTGTGTGCCCAGTGCCCTTTGCTGAAATCTTTCCTTTCGTGGGATGCAGATATAAGGCTTAAAGCACAAAGAGCTGATGGAAAGGTGTGCTCATGGCACGTGCCAGtggacacacacagacaaaaaactGAAGCAACCACACCATAAAATATTGCCATTGTTGTCATCTGGGCAGATTCCAGGGGAGAAGAGCCTCCTTGCAGAATGAACACCACCCAGCTCACTCTCGAGTTCAGCACTCAAGGTGTTTGATCTGGATCTGTCACCAGTAATCTCACTGCACTGCTGGAATTTCTGGTGACAAGACCAGCAACATCAATGTAGTCATGGTCTTTAGAAAATTCCataaatatcagaaatatttgtctgtTAAGAGTAGCTTGAAAGGAGAGAGCATTTAACTGTGGAAACCCTCCAAACAGGAACAAGAGGGCAGGGCAGAAGTTGAAGGACTATGTGTCCAAGCACCAAAAACTAGTAGGGTGCCTCTCTGTGGTGTTTTAAGGCAATCTTCAGCCAGAGAGACATTGTGTCCAGAGCAGGGCTCTGGGAATTGGGAGACTTGGATCTTATTTGTCTGTCTTCATGCCAGAGGTTTTTATCCAAGTCGACCCTGTGCTCAGACACCTGCAGGGTCTTTGAGTTCACAGTGTCAGGCTTCCCTTGCCCTTCAGAAATAGTTTGCCTGGTAAAAAGACAATTTGAAACTAgtttataatgaaaaaagttGATTAATAACTTCTAATATTAACTATCCTAAAGTGTGCTGTTTAGTGCAGGGTCCCTCTCCTTTCTGTGGTAATTAACTCTGAAATCTTGATTAGCGTTATCTCAGATAAGCCATCTTTAACGTCTGCCTGCATATGGCCATGTCTGTGTGCTGGGGGTTGGATGTTTTAAGAGTGCCTGTGGCTATAATCTCTCTCCAAATTAATGGAGAGGGACATGACTTCCATGTGATGGCATTGCTGGCTCTGGACCATCGCAGACTGGGTGACTATAGAGTTAATCTAAAGCCTAAATTCCAACTCCGAGGGTGTTGCTCTCCCATGCCAGGTCGAGGGACTCCCCACAGCGATGCAGAACACCCTTAATGTGCCACCCTGGGACAGAGGTGCTGTCCTGGGGACAACCAGGTCActgcctgggcagagcagctcttctgTGTGCTGTCACACAGGGCACCTTAAAATAAATGATGCTCCATGGATACAGTTGAAACCTGGTGAGTGGAGCAGATTCCAGAGCTGGTAACAAGTGGAAATGAGCACAGAGCCCTATGCTAGAGGTGATTTAAAAATTCTGGAGAGGCCACAAAGACAGTGCTGGTAGGGATGTGAAGGATCAGACAGGCTGGTAATACTGTGCAGTGAGCCACCATTTCCTCCAGCTACCTTCCATCTAAgatcagctctgctgcacttACTCTTGGCAGCCAAAACAGCTGCAtctttctccttaaaaaaaccaaccccccaAAGACCTGTGAAATCAAAATATCTCTGCAAATGTAACTGATACAGAACTGATGATTTTGCTAAACTCTGACTTGCAGCAAATACTTTTTAGATCATGACACTGGATTTTGAtgcacaaaagaaaatcaaattcttttccctctgtgtgTCCCATAGTTGTCAGAATCattgcttgcttttgtttttttacataCACTAACTAGGAATAGATGCTTTATAAACTCTCTTGTTCCTCCAGTCAGGATGTCAACGAGCTatgaataatgaaataaaaaaaaaaaaaaaattcaaatgaatgGCTAAGACCCAGCAGAGAATTTTAActgagggaagagaaacagcATAAGGGCTGCATGACAATAATCATCGTTACTGCTCGATAAAGCGCTTCTTCCTGCTGGTCTTGTGCAGCGGACAAAAGGAGCGCGGCAGGCCGGACGCGGTGCCGGCATCCCCAGGAGGCATGTGCCGTCCTGCCCACGCTCCGGCCCATCCGGCGtcagccctccctccctcctaTTGATCCCGGGAGAAGCAGCACATTTTCAACCCCAAACGCCAAGTGATCCATCAAAGCAAGGATTTGCAAATGTAACCGCGGACCCTCGTAGCGTTTTTCAGTGGGTAAAAAAAGCGCTTCCCTTTCTCCTTGCAAAAATGCAGAGTTAGTTCACACTCCAGTTTTTGAAGTGTTGTGTTAATTTTAGGGGGGACGTCCTCTTGCAGAAGTGCACATGTttactcacacacacacacttctcgTGTATAACTTGTTGTAGTTGGAtgcaattttttcctgatattttttcGGATTGCCGTGAtattaaaatcatagaatcatttcagttggaaaagacctttaggatcattgagtccagctgttaacccagcactgccaagtccaaaTCTTTCACGCTGTTGGAGAAGGTTAATTTGTTGAACACAAACAACTGGCAGTGCCTTAAGCTGTTCACTACTCCCTTTTTCTTGATACCAGCAGCTTTTCCCCTCCTGTGACTTGCTCTGAAGCTTTACTCGCCCCTTCTTTCAACTGATCTCCAGCATTATATTATTTATGAATAAAGGTCACCCCGTGAGGAAATGGCACATCTACTAGAAAACAATGTGCACTTTCTAAATTTGAACCGAGTCGTTTCCGTTCTTTGATTTAAGTTTAGTTACTTCCTGTGGTTTCTTGTCCTACGCCGCTGCTGAATCTTTGGATCGACTCCAGGATAAATTGCACTCTTTCAATGAAATTAGAAACTGCGGCAATAGACGGCTCAGCCAGAACGGCTGGTAAACAGCACTTCAGCTAAATATTAGTGCACTTAGTGGGCTGAAGAAGAGTGTCTCATTACCTGTGTGAGGTGATGGATCAAGCCAGACCCATGTGGGTGCTCTCCTGGGTGCTGCACCATTGGCTCCCACTGTGGTTTGCCACCGGAAAAGATGCTGAGCAAGCGCTTCCACCTCCCGCGGGAGAGATGAAGCAGCCTTTGGaatcagcagctcccagtggaGATGGGACACTTCCTTACCAAAACCAAGTCATCCTCCCACAGGCAGATTCTGGGTTAGCAAGGACAGGTGTTCAGCCCCACGCTCCGAAGCACCTTTGTACCACGCCAATGCTCTTGCAAGCCACAATCTTGCATCAGGTTTTTTAGGGATCAGAGTCAACTGGGGAAAACCCCCAAAGCTTAGATAAGTCATTTCAGGGAGTTTGCTGGCAAACCCACATGTGTATATACACCAGTAGCCCTGAGATGTGCTTTGCCTCAGCAAAACCCCTGAGTGGGCAGTTCAGTTGCTGTGACTGCAACCCTCCCAGGACCAGAAGCCAAGGTTAGGGAGAGAAACACAGTAGCAAAGGATGAGGGAGGCATTTTATACCAGGGCAAGTGTTCTGACTCCCTTGAACTCAAGTTTACCTTGTAAGACCTTCTACATAACAACCAGTCTCAGTGAAGATCCCTGTTGGGCTGGGCTTGCAGGATACCTCAATAACCATGtgctccttctctctccccatcccttttctttctcctttccttcccccaggaTACTTAAGCACAGATTTTTCACCAGTAGCCAGACTGCTTTCTCAATGGAGCCCCGGATCCCCCACAACATCACCGTCGTCCCCAACTCTGTGATGGTCCAGCCCCTGCTGGACAGTCGGATCCCCTATGGGCGGCTGCAGCACCCGCTCACCATCCTACCGATCGACCAGATGAAGACAACCCACATCGAGAATGACTACACCGACAACCCCACCGCCTCCCACCTGGCAGCCCAAAAGCGTCCTCGAGGCCCCCATGAACTGGTCTTGACCAACCAGCACCTGCAGCGCTGTGAGCAGGATGTCACCCATCCCTGGATTTCATTCAGCGGGCGCCCCAGctccatcagcagcagcagcagcacatcctcAGACCAAAGGCTCCTGGACCACATGGCCCCAgtgcctgtggcagagcagtCCTCCCCCCGAGCAGTTCGCATTCAGCCCAAGGTGATTAACTGCAAACCCCTGGACCTGAAGGGACCCGTGTCTCAGGAACTGGACAAGCACTTTCTGCTGTGCGAAGCCTGTGGGAAATGCAAGTGCAAGGAGTGTGCGCTGCCCCGGACTCTGCCGTCGTGCTGGGTGTGCAACCAAGAGTGTCTCTGCTCGGCACAGAACCTGGTCAACTACTCCACCTGCATGTGTCTCGTCAAGGGCGTCTTCTACCACTGCACCAACGAGGACGACGAGGGCACCTGTGCCGACcacccctgctcctgctcccactcAAACTGCTGTGCCCGCTGGTCCTTCATGAGCGCCCTGTCCCTGGTGCTCCCCTGCTTGCTCTGTTACCTGCCAGCCACCGGCTGCGTCAAGCTGTCCCAGAGATGCTACGACCAAGTGAGCCGGCCCGGATGCAGATGCAAAAACACAAACAGTGTCATTTGCAAGGCATTGCCAGAGAGCAAAGGGCCAGAAAAGCCCTTTTGATAGTTTGGGAGGACAGGGAATGGGAGGAGGCTCCACGGAGCAAGGTGGTGTTGGTTCTTTTTAATAACCTGTGTTCTGAGGAGAATGTTAGCCTCTCGCCTTtggagaaagcagaagcaaCTATTTCCACGAACTGAAGCACTTTGGGTTATTCAGGGTTTCTGGAACTGGTCACAATTTAAATAGATGGGGCCAAAGGAGGAATGTTAATAATGCAGAGTGAAGGCTGAAAACCTACGTACATCACGAAGTACAGCTGCTTAAAATCTCCCGGTTTGGATGGACGGCTGCTCACGGTGCCTGTGCACCGCAGGAACCATTAACTGCTCGCTTGGCAGGCACGGCCGCACAAGCAATACCCATTCCCAGCTGCGGAAAGCTGCTTTGGATTCATATTCAGGGCGGGCTTCTTGTTTCCGCTTTCCTTCCAAACTCCAACTTGCTACCAGCAGCCTGTTGAAGGTGACAGGGTAACTCCCTccaccttccttcccctcctgcacaCCGCTGGAAGGGCTGGTTGCACACACAGTACATGTTTCTCAAAAGGTTTCTGTGTCCctcaaagatttttttgaacCAGAAGCGAAGATACATTTTGCTTGTTGAAGGGTCTTTTACCCTTTAGGCATATCCCACCTGGCCACGCTGATTTGGACCCTCTCTTTAAAGCAAGATGGTAGCAGGtctgctccctcctgggagGAATAGCAGCAGGATGTGTTCGGGCAGTTGTATCAACACCGGGTCCTCCTGCCTGTAAGCTGATCTATAGCATCAGGTTTCACTCAATGGAATATGAATTTTCCATCTACAGTACAGACCCGCTCCAGGAGGATGTTTGCCAAATCCCATTTCTCCAAGGTGTGCACTCGTTCCCCTGATGCCAGAGCAAAGGGGATCTTAACTCACACTACAGAGCAAAGATGGTCAGTGTTTGTTTCTCTAAACCtctggtaaaaaaaatcacaaaacccGAAGTGTACAGTGCACATAAGTGTATTTTTCTAGGGATCTCAATCCAGTACCTCCTCTCCTGGAACAAGCTCTTCTTTGCTCATTAAatattaagatttttatttggttttgtcttaGGGATGAATGGCATTTGCTTGAAGTACAGCCCATTCCCCCATCCCTATTGCTGCTGTTGGACTTTTGCCTCCTCTGTACAAAAGtgtctttttaaatgtaaagaatgcatttaatgtttattttagtgTTAACACACCCTAGGGAAAgccaggggagggaagagagcaaAGTTAACAAATGTACCCATGGTTTTCAGCATACAAATATCATTGGCTGTGTCCATGCACTCATCCTAGGGCTGGTTCTACCTCCTCTTAGGATGCAGTAACCCCCTCCCAAGGATGCCATAACCCCTCTCTCCTGACAACTACAAGGTGCTAAACAAAAATCTTTGTCCAAACATGCAACGCTCTAATGAGTAGGTAGGTACTTGTTGCATACAGAAAACTGATCTAGTCTCTTTTTGCGTTCTTAATTAGAGGAGATTTCCTCAGTAAAtgcacagcagtgacagtgaaATGTCATCTCTAATTAGATAAGCAATAGGCAGAGCTCATGTAGCATTTCCAGGAATCCCGTTGGCTTGGTTGCGATACGGCCACTGTGAGGGGTTGGCAGGAGTGCACTGATGGGACTCTGGTGTCTTTGGTTTTCAGCTCACCTGGATGACTTGGGGTTTAGTTAAGTTTAGTTGTAGATATTTATTGAAggggagattaaaaaaaaaaaaaaaaaaaaaaacaaaccaacaaactttCTATATTTATAACATTTGTTAGCTTGTACATGATAAATCATAGAAAAAGGGATATGAAGTCTGTTCCCAGATAACAGTTCCTATAATTTAGCCTCATGTTAACTGTATGGGGACACCAGGAAGCAGGTGGGGATCCAGAGCTGTGTTTATTATCTTGCACAAattggaggggaaaagagaacaggaaaaccaaccccaaactaGCTGAACTGTTGGTTGAATGTATAAGGTATTGTATTTAATAAGAGAAATCATTTTCCTAAGATGCAAACAGActaaaaaacacagcagaagagGTATTAACTGCTGCCCTCCTCTGTTGGGACCACACATGTCCAAATGGCCTCCACCCaaagttgttttgcttttttgaccCTCTGTCCCTGGCTGTTCCTGggggatttgtgctgaaaatccACACTAGCAAAGCCCATGGCTTGGCTGCATGGTCCTTGTGAGCAAAGACAACGCTGGAGTGGTCGCCACTGTGCCAATCTACACTCATGTACATACACCCAGCAACCCCAGATGGATTTCCTTTCATTGTACATAGCTGTAAACTATTtctctgttggtttgttttaatatataaaCCCTGTTAGCTGATCCCATGCTGGAAGGCTGTAAAGCGTTAGTGGATGTATTAGAGCAGTGGTCAATGTAGCAGAGCGaccctccctcttctcctcagCTCCCGGCACAGCCACCAGACTCTGCTCCATCAGCTCCCAGCCCAAGGGATGGCAAGAGGGTGCTGAGCCCTGTGCAGAGCACTCGGAAAGGGGCAGGCTCGGCCACAACTGGGGCTCTGCCGGCGGCACTGGCGGAGGGTACGGAGGGTACGGTTCCTGTCAATAATGTCCTtattcccctctctctctccaccccAACACCTCCATTCCCCCATCCCCTTTGAAGGTACTTAGGTCTCCTGCCACCCCTGAGATGCCCTTTGGTCACGGTGCCCTTTCACCTCACCCCAGTGTGAGCACAGagtggcagctctgccaccctcccACGGGCTGGGTCCCCCCACTGACAGAGGGACAGCTGCTAATCAGCACAAACCTCGGGAGTGATGTTGGCTCTCCAGCCACGCCACTGTGGTGGGGTGACCATGAAGGCAAGAGTGGAGGTGAGGGCAGGTTTTCCCCGGGACAGGTGCCTTGGCACCGCGGCGCAGTgctgaaggaggagggggatggCAGGGAGCCTGCACTGCTAATTACTGCAGCACTGCTAATTGCTGCAGCAGGTTCATGCCAGGGTTTGCCCTCTGCCCACACACAACAGCCCAGAAAGCAAGAAGGGGTGTCCTGACAGTGCTGGCAATGCCACACCACGGCcccagctggagctcagcaccagcagagCAGTTTCAACAGACAAACACACCCTCACTGCACCCACTGGGCACGAGGAGCACTTACCAAATTTGTTGCTCCCCAGGCACCAGCTTTGCCACCCAGATGAACCCTCACCCTTCCTCAGCACTGGGtattcccttcccctcccatgCTCAGACACGCTGAGAAAtgtttccctcttctcctcttACCACCCCTCCACATGTACACCCTGAAATGTTACCACAGAAGGTTTTTCTTTGtatagaatatttattttgaagctctattttaatagtatttattttagaaagtctACTATTGTAAGAGTTCTTCtgtttgtgaagaaaaacaagtacTGATGAATGTACTGATctagaaattatatatatatataaatatatattgttaaatatataaatggCTGTTGtggttctttaaaaaaaaaatcccaaagaatGCTTATAGCAAttattctaaaaatacaaaCTAAGAGTAGCCCAGAATTGGTTATTTGATGCTCTCCAGACTTGCCAAGGAACTGAGGGTGATGCTGGGATTGCTCTGCCCCACGACCTGGCATACTGGGGCTCATCATCCAATTATCCCACAAATCACCTGCAATGGGAAGAGCCAGCTCCTCAGTGAGGGGGAATACCCTTCTCTGTCCAGTTGTAGGATTaattctttccttccctccacctcTTAAATATATCAGAAAGACTTGCCTGGAAGTCAGGCTGCTTCTTCCACAAGGCTAAAGCTCAACCCTCAGTGTGAAAATTTGGGCTGACATTAAAGAAAACCAACGCCAAAGTCAGCAGCCCCCACCACATAGAGGGATTTTGCCGACCCCCATCCCACAGAGCCTCTCTTAACATTTCAGACCCActgcctgctctcctgcttctcctttccaggagcagagcctgtgctATTTGTACACAGAGCGTTTGGCGATGGGGTCTGCTCCAACACCACCCCCACCCTCACCGGGTGAGCAAGTGGGATGGGAGTGGAGGTCAggggaaggctgggagagctctcCCCCCCACACTGCCTTCTCCTGTGCTTGTTAACACAAGTAGTGGCTTCCAACAGGTATAATTTCCACCATTTATGAGTCTCCAGGACACGAGGGGAGCTCCAGGCTTTACACACATTTGGGCTGCCTGCACAGGGCtccacatcccacagcagcaTATCTCCACCCACCCCTGCCACCCCTGATGAGGGGTGTCCCTgcacacagggagcaggaggggactGAACCCCTCCTCACTTCCCCAAGTCATCAGAAACTCTCCCTGTGCTGACACCAGTGTTGGCTCTCTGCAGACACAGCCATGATCCAAATTCCTCTGGGGGAGGGCAAGGGGTAGCAGGGTGTGAACCCCAACCCCATttaccagcagcacagagcaggacacGGTAGCCAGACCGAGCACACAGCACACCAAGGACACTGTGAACACGAACAGCCACTCACAGCCACCTCACCAAAGAGTGGGGAATGGTTTCCTCCACAGTTATTTCATTTGAGAGATAAGAAGTTGGAGCTGCTCCTACAGCACTATTTACCCTGGTgaggctgtgctgctgacacCAGAATGGGCACCACTGAGGTCTTGGCTGGATACAGAGCATCCTCTAACCCTGGCCAGCCCACCCCAAGGTCCCTGTGAGACCCCACACACCAGAGCAGCCAAAACTCTCTCACCTCCTTGAAAAGGGTAAGAAGCTGGCAAGGTCCAACTCTCTGAGTTTCTGTtcaccctgcccagcccttgAGCCACATCCTGGGGCtcccacccaccagcacccaccacccttccttcccctccgCCTTCATCTGCTGCCTCGTGTGTCACCAGTATCACATTAGACTGCTAAAAATAAAGGATCCGGGTTATTTTTCACCATTCCTGTTATTTATTTGCACGCACTGTGGAGCTGTGACTCACTGGAAGCGGTGCCATACTTTGTGTCATCACAGAGGTAACCTGAGCATGTTACCTGGCCTGAAATAATATTATTGAAACAATAATGTCGAGTTAGTCACTGGATCAGATAAAGAGACAATAACTACACTGTGCAGATCACGGCATCTGATGCCAAAAAATTTTCAATAAGGAAAAGATACTGAATTTGTTATGCTGgtggtgatttttatttttttttttaagaaacaagcTGAGCCAGGATGTATAAATTTAAATCAGAGTTTGGCAACACCGAGTGATGTCTTGCacataaagctttaaaaatgtcaacGTCTCTCTGCTGGAAGTGAACCAGAGCACTCTGGTTGATTTGACTAGTAGATgttaaactaatattttttcaatcaATCAGAATTATTAGcctttttttaaacctcttttACAACATTTTCAATAATTGACCA from Chiroxiphia lanceolata isolate bChiLan1 chromosome 15, bChiLan1.pri, whole genome shotgun sequence encodes the following:
- the SPRY4 gene encoding protein sprouty homolog 4; translated protein: MEPRIPHNITVVPNSVMVQPLLDSRIPYGRLQHPLTILPIDQMKTTHIENDYTDNPTASHLAAQKRPRGPHELVLTNQHLQRCEQDVTHPWISFSGRPSSISSSSSTSSDQRLLDHMAPVPVAEQSSPRAVRIQPKVINCKPLDLKGPVSQELDKHFLLCEACGKCKCKECALPRTLPSCWVCNQECLCSAQNLVNYSTCMCLVKGVFYHCTNEDDEGTCADHPCSCSHSNCCARWSFMSALSLVLPCLLCYLPATGCVKLSQRCYDQVSRPGCRCKNTNSVICKALPESKGPEKPF